In Ahaetulla prasina isolate Xishuangbanna chromosome 5, ASM2864084v1, whole genome shotgun sequence, the following are encoded in one genomic region:
- the LOC131199956 gene encoding uncharacterized protein K02A2.6-like gives WVQRGWPAAPGERFKEFVKKRGELSAQGGCLLWGDRVVIPEKLRKRVLDLLHEGHPGIVRMKGLARSYVWWPLMDSEIAERVGKCQACQESRPLPPTAPVREWERPQGPWSRIHIDFAGPFHGQTFLVVVDAYSKWLEIILMRSMTAEAVISVLRHLFATHGLPDTLVSDNGPQFTATQFEEYLAEEGIRHALSAPFHPATNGLAERFVRSAKEALSRLKPGDWQSKIDIFLAVQHRTPCATTGRSPAELLMGRKLRCPLDRLNPRQFLFLIADQVQLHAFPYLKPQGCPGAAVLQPNPSQTVA, from the exons tgggtacaaagagggtggcccgctgcgccgggcgagcgttttaaagaatttgtaaaaaaacgtggggaactttcggctcaaggggggtgcctgctatggggggatagagtggtgatcccagagaaattaagaaaaagggtgttggatctcctgcacgagggtcacccagggatcgttaggatgaagggtctagcgagaagctatgtgtggtggcccttaatggactccgaaattgctgaaagggtagggaaatgccaggcctgccaggagtccagacctctacccccaacggccccggttcgggaatgggaaagaccccaagggccctggtcgagaatccacattgattttgccggccccttccacggccaaaccttcctggtagtagtcgatgcctactccaaatggctggaaatcattctcatgagatccatgacagccgaagccgtgatctcagtcctacggcacctatttgcaacacatgggttgcctgacacattggtttccgataacggcccgcaattcacggcaacacagtttgaggaatacttggcagaagagggcatccgccatgccctctcggcgcctttccaccctgcgacgaatggccttgcagagcgtttcgtccgaagcgcgaaagaggcattgtccagactcaagccaggcgactggcaatcaaaaatagatattttcctagccgtccaacaccgaaccccctgtgccaccaccggcagaagccctgccgaattactaatgggccgaaaactcaggtgcccactagaccgtttaaatcc aaggcagttcctctttcTCATTGCTGACCAGGTGCAGTTGCATGCTTTCCCCTACCTGAAGCCTCAGGGCTGTCCTGGtgcagctgtgcttcagccaaatcccTCTCAAACAGTTGCTTAG